The Acinetobacter defluvii genome includes a region encoding these proteins:
- a CDS encoding cupin domain-containing protein, with translation MTFLYIAGQGLAQCETTVDYPKPERLVKANPKRLTQSLYAHPNMNCGIWQCEVGAWNIVFADNKQEFFNVIEGVVRIHHAGNDSFIEVKAGEAGVIPPSFIGTFEVVEAVKKYFVVVEV, from the coding sequence ATGACATTCCTTTATATTGCAGGACAAGGCTTAGCACAGTGTGAAACAACCGTAGACTATCCAAAGCCTGAGCGTTTAGTCAAAGCTAATCCAAAACGCTTAACTCAAAGTTTATATGCACATCCCAATATGAACTGCGGTATTTGGCAATGTGAAGTGGGTGCTTGGAATATTGTATTTGCAGACAATAAACAAGAGTTTTTTAATGTCATTGAAGGTGTGGTTCGTATTCATCATGCAGGAAACGATTCATTTATTGAAGTTAAAGCAGGTGAAGCTGGCGTGATTCCACCCTCCTTTATAGGAACTTTTGAAGTGGTGGAAGCAGTTAAGAAATATTTTGTGGTGGTAGAAGTCTAA
- the folE gene encoding GTP cyclohydrolase I FolE, whose protein sequence is MQQSYANILTAVGEDLNRPGLKDTPMRAAKAFSYLTSGYSKSLAEVTNNAVFPSDNDEMVLVKNIEFYSLCEHHLLPFYGRVHIAYLPSGNVLGLSKFARITEMFARRLQIQEQLTKQIADAVAEVTDARGVAVVIDSAHMCMMMRGVSKQESTTRTVSFVGDFKTDKEARREFLLAVPEAH, encoded by the coding sequence ATGCAGCAATCATACGCTAATATTTTAACCGCCGTTGGCGAGGACTTAAATCGTCCTGGTCTTAAAGATACACCTATGCGTGCTGCTAAAGCCTTTTCGTATTTAACTTCTGGATATAGCAAAAGCTTAGCAGAAGTGACGAATAATGCAGTTTTCCCATCAGATAATGATGAAATGGTGTTAGTGAAAAATATCGAATTTTATTCACTTTGCGAACATCATTTATTGCCTTTTTATGGGCGTGTGCATATTGCTTATCTTCCTTCAGGCAATGTCTTAGGTTTATCAAAATTTGCCCGAATTACTGAGATGTTTGCACGTCGTTTGCAGATTCAAGAGCAACTGACCAAGCAAATTGCGGATGCAGTTGCAGAAGTCACCGATGCACGTGGTGTGGCGGTTGTCATTGATTCTGCACACATGTGTATGATGATGCGTGGTGTCAGTAAACAAGAGTCCACCACACGTACTGTGTCTTTTGTGGGTGATTTTAAAACCGATAAAGAAGCTCGCCGTGAGTTTTTATTGGCAGTCCCTGAAGCACATTAA
- a CDS encoding Smr/MutS family protein codes for MSNSDSPFSKSQLDLLKQFKKQITHPHSSKVASQPEPKKVQEVTPEEISDADLFKTALGGIKKLDNSNIAKIERTELRKKPDAKTLAKRAAAEGAFEVNDAELSDTQAVLNPVASQATLSYRIATLQHKVFEDLKAGNLRWFEAVDLHGCNVEEARTAVLQIIQIAKDENQNVIKIVHGKGPEAILKTYVNGWLRQHRDVLAFVSAPEKQGGTGAVLVLLKRAEKNPKFSK; via the coding sequence ATGAGTAATTCAGATTCACCTTTCTCAAAATCACAGCTTGATTTATTAAAACAATTCAAAAAACAAATCACTCATCCACATTCTTCCAAAGTGGCATCACAGCCTGAGCCGAAGAAAGTACAGGAAGTTACACCTGAAGAAATCAGCGATGCCGATTTATTTAAAACAGCACTCGGCGGTATAAAAAAGCTCGACAATAGCAATATTGCCAAAATTGAACGTACAGAACTTCGAAAAAAACCAGATGCAAAAACCTTAGCCAAACGTGCTGCAGCAGAAGGTGCTTTTGAAGTCAATGATGCAGAACTCTCTGATACTCAAGCAGTTTTAAACCCTGTCGCAAGTCAGGCAACTTTGAGCTATCGTATTGCGACCTTGCAGCATAAGGTTTTTGAAGATTTAAAAGCAGGTAATCTACGTTGGTTTGAAGCGGTAGATCTGCATGGTTGTAATGTAGAAGAAGCACGCACAGCAGTATTGCAGATCATTCAAATTGCCAAAGATGAAAATCAAAATGTGATCAAAATCGTGCATGGAAAAGGTCCAGAAGCGATTCTCAAAACCTATGTCAATGGATGGCTACGTCAGCATCGTGATGTATTGGCATTTGTCAGTGCACCTGAAAAACAAGGCGGAACAGGTGCAGTTTTAGTCCTACTAAAACGTGCTGAGAAAAATCCCAAATTTTCAAAATAA
- the trpC gene encoding indole-3-glycerol phosphate synthase TrpC yields the protein MVDIANTMLGKIVDRKYEEFAARLKQRSLKDVEELAQAATPVRSFAKSLHSKRPAVIAEIKKASPSKGIIRENFNPAEIAQQYEQAGAACLSVLTDVDFFQGADENIQIARNHCSLPALRKDFLIDPYGVIEARALHADCILLIVASLSDQQLEEMSKTAFEQNLDVLVEVHDEDELERALKLSDRCLLGVNNRNLKTFDVDLDTSFRLKKLLDPSRLLITESGIATPDDVRKMQEHDIHAFLVGESFMKQPRPDHAFTELFGVPEKL from the coding sequence ATGGTAGATATTGCCAATACCATGCTTGGTAAAATCGTTGATCGTAAATACGAAGAATTTGCTGCACGTTTAAAGCAACGTAGTTTAAAAGATGTCGAAGAACTTGCACAAGCTGCAACACCAGTTCGTAGTTTCGCCAAGTCTCTACACAGTAAACGCCCTGCGGTCATTGCTGAAATTAAAAAAGCATCTCCATCAAAAGGTATTATTCGTGAAAACTTTAATCCTGCGGAAATTGCACAGCAATATGAACAAGCAGGTGCTGCATGTTTGTCTGTATTAACGGATGTCGACTTCTTCCAAGGCGCAGATGAAAATATTCAGATTGCACGTAACCATTGTTCGCTTCCCGCTCTTCGTAAAGATTTTTTAATTGATCCATACGGTGTGATTGAAGCCCGTGCTTTGCATGCAGACTGTATTTTATTGATTGTTGCAAGTTTGTCTGATCAGCAACTTGAAGAAATGTCTAAAACTGCTTTTGAGCAAAATTTGGATGTATTGGTTGAAGTTCATGATGAAGATGAACTTGAACGTGCTTTGAAATTATCTGATCGTTGTTTGTTAGGCGTAAATAACCGTAATTTAAAAACCTTTGATGTCGACTTAGACACTTCATTTCGTTTAAAAAAATTACTTGATCCATCACGTTTATTAATCACGGAAAGTGGCATTGCTACACCTGATGATGTACGCAAAATGCAGGAACATGATATTCATGCATTTTTGGTCGGGGAAAGTTTTATGAAACAACCTAGACCTGATCATGCGTTTACTGAATTATTTGGTGTGCCTGAGAAACTATAA
- the trpD gene encoding anthranilate phosphoribosyltransferase gives MNIQQALNNITKNIELTQPQMEQVMRTIMNGEATDAQIGAFMMGLRLKGESIDEITAAARVMRELAIKIDVSDLPHLVDIVGTGGDGQNLFNVSTASSFVIAAAGATIAKHGGRGVSSKSGSSDLLEQAGIHLDLNMQQTERCIREMGVGFLFAPNHHKAMKYAAAPRKELGFRSIFNLLGPLTNPAGVKRFVIGVFSTELCRPMAEVLKQLGAEHVLVVHSKDGLDEISLASSTYVAELKDSEITEWEIQPEEVDIESQTLTGLSVDSAAESLALIKDALGKNKSTKGEKAASMIALNAGAGIYVSGLTKTYKQGVALAHDIIYGGQALEKMGVLSEFTKTLKEYEA, from the coding sequence ATGAATATTCAACAAGCTTTAAATAACATCACAAAAAATATTGAACTCACTCAACCGCAAATGGAACAAGTGATGCGCACCATCATGAATGGTGAAGCCACAGATGCCCAAATTGGTGCATTTATGATGGGACTTCGCTTAAAAGGTGAAAGTATTGACGAAATTACGGCTGCTGCACGGGTGATGCGTGAGTTAGCCATTAAAATTGATGTCAGTGATTTACCCCATTTGGTCGATATTGTCGGCACAGGGGGGGATGGTCAAAACCTATTTAATGTCTCTACAGCTTCAAGCTTTGTGATTGCTGCTGCAGGCGCAACCATTGCTAAGCATGGTGGTCGTGGCGTGTCATCTAAATCTGGGTCATCTGACTTGCTTGAACAAGCGGGCATTCATCTCGACTTAAATATGCAACAAACTGAACGCTGTATTCGTGAAATGGGCGTTGGTTTCTTATTTGCCCCAAATCATCATAAAGCGATGAAATATGCTGCAGCACCCCGAAAAGAGTTAGGTTTCCGCAGTATTTTTAATTTACTTGGTCCGCTTACGAATCCGGCTGGAGTAAAACGTTTTGTGATTGGCGTATTTTCTACAGAATTATGTCGCCCAATGGCAGAGGTACTCAAACAACTCGGTGCTGAGCATGTATTGGTGGTACATTCCAAAGATGGCTTGGATGAAATCAGTCTTGCATCATCAACCTATGTTGCTGAACTCAAAGATAGTGAAATTACTGAATGGGAAATCCAACCTGAAGAAGTAGATATTGAATCGCAAACATTAACAGGTCTTTCTGTTGATAGTGCTGCTGAAAGTTTAGCTTTAATAAAAGATGCTTTAGGCAAAAACAAATCTACCAAAGGTGAAAAAGCGGCAAGTATGATTGCGCTCAATGCTGGTGCTGGCATCTACGTTTCTGGTTTAACCAAAACCTATAAACAAGGCGTAGCCTTGGCACATGACATCATCTATGGTGGACAAGCCTTAGAAAAAATGGGGGTTTTGTCTGAGTTTACTAAAACATTAAAAGAATATGAAGCTTAA
- a CDS encoding anthranilate synthase component II yields MLLMIDNYDSFTYNIVQYFGELNQEVKVVRNDAVTLEDIERWQPKYLVIGPGPCSPSEAGISIAAIQHFAGKIPLLGVCLGHQAIGQAFGGDIIRAKTVMHGRLSDMYHSDMGIFSNLPSPFSATRYHSLVIDQATVPECLEVTCWTNQADGAMEEIMGVKHKTLPVEGVQFHPESILSQHGHQIFKNFLEIYA; encoded by the coding sequence ATGCTTTTAATGATCGACAACTATGACAGCTTTACTTACAACATCGTCCAATATTTTGGCGAGTTAAACCAAGAAGTGAAAGTCGTCCGTAACGATGCCGTGACATTAGAGGACATTGAGCGATGGCAACCGAAATATTTAGTGATTGGTCCTGGACCGTGCTCTCCATCTGAAGCAGGTATTTCTATTGCTGCAATTCAACATTTTGCAGGAAAAATACCATTACTTGGCGTATGTTTAGGACATCAAGCCATTGGTCAGGCATTTGGTGGAGATATTATTCGCGCTAAAACCGTGATGCATGGTCGTTTATCGGATATGTATCATAGTGATATGGGTATTTTCAGCAACCTTCCCTCTCCTTTTTCAGCAACACGTTATCATTCTTTGGTGATTGATCAAGCGACCGTGCCTGAGTGTTTGGAAGTGACTTGCTGGACCAATCAAGCTGATGGTGCTATGGAAGAAATCATGGGTGTTAAACATAAGACATTACCTGTCGAAGGCGTGCAGTTTCATCCTGAGTCGATTTTGAGTCAACATGGTCACCAAATCTTTAAAAACTTTTTAGAAATTTATGCGTAG